One window from the genome of Syntrophobacterales bacterium encodes:
- a CDS encoding LL-diaminopimelate aminotransferase, which translates to MAKPASRVETIPPYLFSRIDKKKTEARNRGVDLIDFGIGDPDIPTPGNIVERMKEAVADQKNHRYPSYEGMLEFRTAVSDWYLRRFGVELDPATQVVTLIGSKEGIAHIPWAYIESGDMALVPSPGYPVYRIMTLLAGGIPYIMPLLEENQYLPRFDLIPEEVLRKAKLMFINYPNNPTGAHADNEVYAKALYAAAKYDILVCHDAAYSEIAYDEYNPRSILEFDKEKKYSVEFHSLSKTYCMTGWRIGFAVGNTDAIQNLGKLKTNIDSGVFQAIQYAGIEALTGDQSSVAEMKQTLQRRRDLVVDGLLSAGISTERPRATFYIWAKVPKGYNSADFCEKLIEEAGIVVTPGSGFGDEGEGYFRVSITIGEDRIREAIKRFKALKL; encoded by the coding sequence ATGGCCAAACCAGCATCAAGAGTGGAGACGATCCCCCCCTATCTGTTCTCCCGGATTGACAAAAAAAAGACAGAGGCAAGAAACAGAGGAGTTGATCTGATAGATTTCGGAATTGGAGACCCCGATATCCCTACACCAGGGAACATCGTGGAGCGTATGAAGGAGGCAGTGGCTGACCAGAAGAACCACCGGTACCCGAGCTACGAGGGAATGTTAGAGTTCAGGACAGCCGTTTCGGACTGGTATCTCAGACGGTTCGGGGTAGAGCTTGATCCTGCCACTCAGGTCGTCACCCTTATAGGTTCCAAGGAAGGGATTGCACATATTCCGTGGGCCTATATAGAAAGCGGTGACATGGCACTCGTTCCTTCACCGGGATACCCTGTTTACAGAATAATGACGCTCCTGGCCGGGGGCATTCCCTATATCATGCCCTTGCTGGAGGAAAACCAGTATCTGCCAAGATTCGACCTCATACCGGAAGAAGTGCTGCGTAAGGCAAAGCTGATGTTCATTAACTATCCTAATAATCCCACGGGAGCTCATGCCGATAACGAGGTCTACGCCAAGGCTCTTTATGCGGCCGCGAAATACGATATCCTCGTGTGCCACGACGCCGCTTACAGCGAGATCGCCTACGACGAATACAACCCGCGGAGCATCCTTGAATTCGATAAAGAAAAAAAGTACTCAGTTGAATTCCACTCCCTTTCAAAAACGTACTGCATGACAGGCTGGCGTATCGGTTTTGCCGTGGGTAACACAGATGCCATACAAAACCTCGGTAAATTAAAGACAAACATTGATTCAGGTGTCTTTCAGGCTATACAGTATGCCGGAATTGAGGCCCTGACCGGCGATCAGAGTTCTGTGGCCGAGATGAAACAGACGCTCCAGAGAAGGAGAGACTTGGTCGTGGATGGACTTTTGTCGGCTGGCATCTCAACGGAAAGGCCCCGCGCCACTTTCTATATATGGGCAAAGGTCCCTAAGGGCTACAATTCGGCCGATTTTTGCGAAAAACTGATCGAAGAGGCCGGCATCGTTGTCACTCCGGGCAGCGGGTTCGGTGATGAAGGCGAAGGGTATTTCAGGGTTTCCATCACGATTGGTGAAGACAGGATCAGGGAAGCCATAAAGCGATTCAAGGCTTTAAAGCTTTAG
- the hemL gene encoding glutamate-1-semialdehyde 2,1-aminomutase, which translates to MKAGRKESNKLYRKAQTLMPGGVNSPVRAFSSVHDTPFFVKRAKGAYLYDVDGNEYLDYVASWGAIILGHAADGLVEEIKTALEEGTSFGACHPMEVEMARIITSAFQSMETLRLVSSGTEATMSAIRLARGYTGKRGVIKFRGCYHGHADSLLVKAGSGLATFGTPDSAGILADLAKHTYVADFNHLESVKQAVSEHKDDVACVILEPVMGNMGVILPQKAFLKGVEEICRENRILLICDEVITGFRVVYGGVQHLYDIVPDLTCLGKIIGGGFPIGAFGGRREIMDRLAPLGDVYQAGTLSGNPIAVRAGVFVLKYLKKYLPYGLLRDRVESLREMVIELAVKSGIHYRINGLAGMFTGFFSREEVWDYETAVKSDRALYELFFKLMREEGIFFAPSPFEASFLTLEHGEKEFARTVDAYDKVFIKLRKRQIL; encoded by the coding sequence ATGAAAGCGGGCAGGAAGGAATCGAACAAACTTTACAGAAAGGCGCAGACACTCATGCCCGGGGGCGTGAACAGCCCGGTCAGAGCTTTTTCCTCTGTGCACGACACCCCCTTCTTTGTGAAAAGGGCGAAGGGGGCCTACCTTTATGATGTTGACGGGAATGAATATCTTGATTACGTGGCGTCATGGGGCGCCATAATCCTTGGCCATGCGGCCGATGGTCTTGTTGAGGAGATCAAGACTGCCCTTGAAGAAGGGACGAGTTTTGGTGCGTGTCATCCCATGGAGGTAGAGATGGCCCGGATCATCACCAGCGCCTTTCAGAGTATGGAGACGTTACGACTTGTAAGTTCGGGGACCGAGGCGACGATGAGTGCGATCCGGCTCGCAAGAGGCTACACGGGAAAGAGAGGCGTGATAAAATTCAGAGGATGCTATCACGGACACGCGGACAGTCTCTTGGTGAAAGCAGGTTCTGGGCTTGCCACGTTCGGTACTCCCGATAGTGCGGGAATCCTTGCCGATCTTGCAAAACACACGTATGTGGCCGACTTCAACCATCTCGAGTCGGTAAAACAGGCCGTCAGCGAGCATAAGGATGATGTCGCATGCGTTATCCTGGAACCTGTAATGGGGAATATGGGCGTCATTTTGCCTCAAAAGGCATTCCTTAAGGGAGTCGAAGAGATCTGCAGGGAGAACCGGATCCTCCTTATCTGCGATGAAGTTATCACCGGCTTCAGGGTAGTATACGGTGGGGTGCAGCATCTATATGATATAGTGCCCGATCTGACTTGCCTCGGCAAGATCATAGGAGGCGGTTTTCCCATTGGCGCTTTTGGGGGTAGACGAGAGATTATGGACAGACTAGCCCCTCTTGGCGATGTGTATCAGGCCGGAACACTCTCCGGTAATCCAATTGCTGTGAGGGCCGGGGTCTTTGTACTGAAGTATCTTAAAAAATATCTCCCTTACGGTCTGCTCCGCGATAGGGTAGAATCCCTCCGCGAGATGGTAATTGAACTTGCCGTAAAATCGGGCATTCATTACAGAATCAACGGTCTAGCAGGCATGTTTACAGGTTTCTTTTCGCGGGAAGAGGTGTGGGATTATGAGACGGCCGTGAAATCTGACAGGGCTCTTTACGAGCTGTTTTTCAAGCTCATGCGTGAAGAAGGAATTTTTTTCGCCCCGAGTCCGTTCGAAGCCTCCTTTCTAACCTTGGAGCATGGAGAGAAAGAGTTCGCGAGAACAGTGGACGCTTATGATAAAGTCTTCATAAAACTTAGGAAGCGGCAAATCTTATGA
- the alr gene encoding alanine racemase: MTRIPRAVAYVDLSAIEKNYRAIKAYLPSAVKVLCVVKADAYGHGAVEVARRLEVNGVDYLGVATIDEGMELRDNGITSPILVMSGIFPWDDVGLVFKGRLTPVVYDSAALDRIADESAPHDKTMKIHVKIDTGMGRLGFSVDDIPYVIERVKTAEKVEVEGLMSHFSVSEVRNDYGLGQVKLFTKAISLARGAGLDPKIIHMANSGALTTYPDAYFGMVRVGINLYGSYPAKELKGKMELGPAMKFVSKISLLRDFGEGQALSYGGTYITKKNTRVAYVPVGYADGYPRTLSNKASVLIRDKRCSILGRICMDWLLVDVTHLSGVDVGEEVVLLGRSDTQVITADELADLAGTIPYEIFCKMSKRIMRVYA, from the coding sequence ATGACAAGAATTCCAAGAGCGGTGGCATATGTGGATTTAAGTGCCATTGAAAAGAACTATAGAGCCATAAAAGCATATTTACCGTCAGCGGTGAAGGTTCTCTGTGTAGTGAAGGCAGATGCTTACGGCCACGGGGCGGTGGAGGTGGCCCGCAGACTCGAGGTGAACGGTGTTGATTACCTGGGGGTTGCCACGATTGACGAGGGGATGGAACTCAGGGATAACGGGATTACGTCGCCTATTCTAGTAATGAGCGGCATATTCCCCTGGGATGATGTCGGTCTTGTCTTCAAAGGCAGACTTACGCCGGTGGTATACGACTCTGCCGCACTTGACAGGATTGCAGATGAAAGCGCCCCCCATGACAAAACGATGAAGATCCACGTGAAGATAGATACAGGGATGGGCAGACTCGGTTTTTCCGTTGACGACATACCGTATGTGATTGAACGCGTCAAGACTGCAGAGAAGGTGGAGGTGGAAGGTCTGATGAGTCATTTCTCAGTGTCTGAAGTGAGAAATGATTACGGGTTAGGGCAGGTGAAGCTGTTTACGAAAGCGATTAGCCTGGCGAGGGGTGCGGGCCTTGACCCCAAGATCATTCATATGGCAAACAGCGGCGCCCTGACCACTTATCCCGATGCATATTTCGGCATGGTCCGGGTCGGGATCAACCTTTATGGTTCTTATCCCGCTAAAGAGTTAAAGGGTAAGATGGAGTTAGGCCCGGCTATGAAATTCGTGTCTAAGATATCCCTTCTGCGGGATTTCGGCGAAGGACAGGCGTTGAGCTATGGCGGGACCTATATAACGAAAAAGAACACGCGGGTTGCCTATGTCCCCGTCGGATATGCGGACGGCTATCCCAGGACATTGTCGAACAAGGCCTCCGTTCTGATAAGAGACAAGCGATGCAGCATTCTGGGAAGAATATGTATGGATTGGCTTTTGGTGGATGTCACCCATCTCAGCGGTGTCGATGTGGGGGAGGAGGTGGTACTCTTAGGCCGCAGCGACACACAGGTGATAACTGCCGATGAACTGGCGGATTTGGCGGGTACCATCCCCTACGAGATCTTCTGTAAGATGTCGAAAAGAATCATGCGGGTCTATGCCTGA
- a CDS encoding 6-phosphofructokinase, whose amino-acid sequence MEKETVGIVVGGGPAPGINGVISSATIEAINHGKNVLGIVGGFSELFAGNRESVMPLTIDLVSRLHTTGGSILRTSRDAPENAQKKFKILMNTLKQLGIKYLITIGGEGTLYMANWIEREGRGEINVVHTPKTIDNDIPIPGGFSTFGFQTARHTGVKIVNNLMEDARTMGRWYFITTMGRHTGHLALGMAKASGATICLIPEEFEEKTVSIRKFVDVLTGSIIKRLCMGRDHGVAVLAEGIAEKCELDSLRDLLDVERDAAGRIRLSELQIERVLKDLVIDNLKSMGLKASIVEKNIGYELRAAPPIPFDIDYTRNLGYGAVRYLLKGGTAAMIVVYEGRIIPVPFVEMVDAKGNIRVRKVDINSEIYEVARNYMIRLEEEDFTGEQLARLAAVAHMSPDAFKERFSYITLRRSDFN is encoded by the coding sequence ATGGAAAAAGAAACTGTCGGTATCGTTGTAGGTGGCGGTCCCGCTCCCGGGATCAATGGGGTAATAAGTTCCGCAACCATTGAAGCGATCAATCACGGAAAAAATGTCCTGGGTATCGTAGGCGGATTTTCAGAGCTGTTCGCGGGCAACCGTGAGAGTGTCATGCCTCTAACCATTGACCTTGTGTCAAGACTCCATACCACAGGTGGATCAATTCTACGGACCTCCAGGGATGCTCCCGAAAATGCTCAGAAGAAATTCAAGATCCTCATGAACACTCTGAAGCAGCTAGGTATAAAATATCTTATTACCATCGGTGGAGAGGGAACCCTCTACATGGCGAACTGGATCGAAAGGGAGGGTCGCGGCGAGATAAATGTCGTTCACACGCCGAAGACTATTGACAACGACATCCCTATCCCCGGCGGTTTTTCCACATTCGGGTTCCAGACGGCCAGGCACACGGGCGTAAAGATTGTAAATAACCTCATGGAAGATGCTAGGACCATGGGAAGGTGGTACTTCATCACCACAATGGGAAGACACACAGGGCACCTGGCACTGGGAATGGCCAAGGCCTCAGGCGCCACCATATGCCTCATTCCCGAGGAATTTGAAGAAAAAACTGTCTCCATCCGCAAATTTGTGGATGTACTGACAGGCTCTATCATAAAACGGCTTTGCATGGGTCGTGATCACGGGGTGGCGGTCCTCGCTGAAGGCATAGCGGAGAAGTGCGAACTGGACAGTCTGCGTGACCTGCTTGATGTGGAACGTGACGCGGCCGGCAGGATCAGACTGTCGGAACTTCAAATCGAACGGGTGCTCAAAGACCTGGTGATCGACAATCTCAAGTCTATGGGCTTAAAAGCAAGCATAGTGGAGAAAAATATCGGATACGAATTAAGGGCGGCTCCACCGATACCCTTTGATATCGACTATACCAGAAACCTCGGCTACGGGGCTGTCCGCTATCTCCTCAAAGGAGGCACAGCGGCAATGATCGTTGTTTATGAAGGGCGTATCATCCCTGTACCGTTTGTCGAAATGGTCGACGCCAAAGGCAACATAAGAGTACGTAAAGTGGACATCAATTCCGAGATATACGAAGTGGCGAGAAACTACATGATAAGACTAGAAGAAGAGGACTTCACGGGGGAACAGCTAGCCCGTCTCGCCGCAGTTGCACATATGTCCCCCGATGCGTTCAAAGAAAGGTTTTCATATATCACTCTACGAAGAAGCGACTTTAATTGA
- a CDS encoding deoxyribonuclease IV — protein sequence MNLGFHVSISKGFKWTFREAQRLSCDAIQIFVKNPRSWTEKKWKDEEVAAFRELRTGMPVFAHLSYLPNLARIDEEEKNMKGFLNEIKLCLELGVNSMVVHCGSREDERKGIETTAAAINRALDQYDLNIITETAAGQRNAIGAGFQELAMIYDRVERKERVLLCIDTAHIFQYGCDIRKRETWEGIIKMIDGRFGRDKIGLFHLNDSKTDLGSRVDRHWHIGKGLIGTKAFGFILNDKRFAGLSGVMETPKTGRMDEINMNVMRSLLSPLMPGSSA from the coding sequence ATGAATTTGGGATTCCATGTTTCTATTTCAAAAGGTTTCAAATGGACGTTCAGAGAGGCTCAGAGATTGTCCTGTGATGCGATCCAGATTTTTGTAAAGAATCCTAGATCATGGACGGAAAAGAAGTGGAAAGATGAAGAAGTGGCGGCTTTCAGGGAGTTGCGCACCGGCATGCCGGTTTTTGCCCATCTCTCATATTTGCCGAACCTTGCGAGAATTGACGAAGAAGAAAAAAATATGAAGGGTTTTCTCAATGAAATAAAATTATGTCTTGAACTTGGTGTAAACTCCATGGTGGTTCATTGTGGTTCTCGAGAAGACGAGAGGAAGGGAATCGAGACGACCGCCGCAGCTATTAACAGGGCCCTCGACCAATATGATCTGAACATCATCACGGAGACGGCTGCGGGTCAGAGAAATGCCATCGGGGCAGGATTTCAGGAACTGGCAATGATCTATGACAGGGTGGAACGTAAAGAGAGGGTCTTGCTGTGTATCGACACGGCGCACATATTTCAGTATGGATGCGACATTCGTAAGCGCGAGACATGGGAGGGTATAATTAAGATGATTGACGGACGCTTCGGCCGCGATAAGATAGGACTCTTCCATCTGAATGACTCAAAGACCGATCTTGGCAGCCGGGTTGACAGACACTGGCATATCGGAAAGGGCCTGATCGGCACCAAGGCCTTCGGGTTCATTCTCAATGACAAAAGATTTGCCGGTCTTTCAGGGGTCATGGAGACTCCTAAGACCGGCAGGATGGACGAAATAAATATGAATGTTATGAGATCGTTACTTTCTCCGCTGATGCCTGGTTCTTCTGCGTAA
- a CDS encoding AURKAIP1/COX24 domain-containing protein has translation MGSVLKWRKKKIRKHKYRKLRRRTRHQRRK, from the coding sequence ATGGGAAGTGTTTTAAAGTGGAGAAAGAAAAAGATCAGGAAGCATAAATATAGAAAATTACGCAGAAGAACCAGGCATCAGCGGAGAAAGTAA
- a CDS encoding glycosyltransferase family 39 protein encodes MTIQATNRSDITYVIALLLLSCIFFFHGIGTYSLKEPDEGRYAEIPREMVELHDYVVPHLNYARYFEKPPLFYWATALSYKIFGTNEWSFRLPNALSALICVMALYFGARRWFGSDVAFLSSVILMSSFGFFAMARIVTLDMFFSLWLFLSVLCFYGYYREQKPLFVYLFFVAMGLSTLTKGPVSIILVGTTIFIFLLSEKNLSFLKEMKWIRGLAIYLIVTVPWIVAISLREKEFLYFFVVDQNILRFLTTKHKRTGSLFYFFPVLFGGMLPWSLFIPRSFVELWNKRELRLFLIWTMVVFGFFSISKSKLPPYILPVFPAISLVLGRFFHEKWKTRRPMPEIIAYILLFATLSSSALLYGNTVFTSYVGRISGEATGIMSELRGFSVGLSAVSAIAVVFLLLRRFNAFSFLFPLLTLLSGAIVIMLMLNSGTVDKLNTTKGLSIIVNSMKPAPAHIVNYLGFDETLPFYTGQKVLVAGYKGELEMGAAYEDSKTTFITETDFLRLLSSGTPIVAILKEKKLGRLRDIAGDTMKVIECRAKRCLVANY; translated from the coding sequence ATGACCATACAAGCGACAAACAGGTCCGATATTACGTATGTCATCGCCTTGCTTCTTCTTTCGTGCATCTTCTTTTTTCACGGTATAGGTACATATTCCCTGAAAGAACCCGATGAAGGGAGGTATGCCGAAATACCAAGGGAGATGGTCGAACTGCACGACTATGTGGTCCCCCACCTCAACTATGCACGATATTTCGAAAAACCCCCCCTCTTCTACTGGGCCACCGCTCTTTCTTATAAGATATTCGGAACCAATGAATGGTCTTTCAGACTCCCCAATGCCCTTTCCGCCCTCATTTGTGTGATGGCTCTCTATTTCGGGGCAAGGCGTTGGTTCGGAAGTGATGTGGCGTTTCTTTCGTCGGTGATACTCATGTCCTCGTTCGGGTTCTTCGCAATGGCACGGATTGTGACGCTCGATATGTTCTTTTCGCTATGGCTTTTTCTTTCCGTGCTCTGCTTCTACGGATACTACCGCGAGCAGAAGCCGCTTTTCGTCTATCTCTTCTTTGTGGCCATGGGTCTCTCAACCCTTACAAAGGGTCCCGTCAGTATCATTCTTGTCGGCACTACTATTTTTATCTTCCTGCTCTCCGAAAAAAATCTCTCTTTTTTGAAGGAGATGAAATGGATCAGAGGACTCGCCATCTACCTGATTGTCACGGTGCCTTGGATTGTCGCCATATCACTTAGAGAAAAAGAGTTTCTTTATTTCTTTGTTGTGGACCAAAACATTCTAAGATTCCTGACAACAAAACATAAGAGAACGGGCTCGCTCTTCTATTTCTTTCCAGTTCTTTTTGGTGGTATGCTGCCGTGGTCGCTTTTTATTCCCAGGAGTTTTGTTGAATTGTGGAACAAGCGTGAATTGCGGCTTTTTCTCATATGGACAATGGTTGTTTTTGGATTTTTCAGTATTTCGAAATCCAAACTTCCACCCTATATTCTCCCCGTGTTTCCCGCAATCTCCCTTGTATTGGGCCGCTTCTTTCATGAAAAATGGAAAACCAGGCGTCCCATGCCGGAGATTATTGCGTATATCCTTCTTTTCGCTACCCTCTCGTCATCCGCACTCCTGTACGGCAACACCGTATTTACCTCCTATGTGGGCAGGATATCAGGAGAAGCGACGGGGATCATGTCGGAATTGAGAGGTTTTTCGGTAGGCCTTTCTGCGGTGTCCGCCATAGCGGTTGTCTTTCTTCTTCTCAGGCGGTTCAACGCATTCTCTTTCCTTTTTCCTCTCCTCACCTTATTGTCCGGGGCCATTGTGATAATGCTCATGCTCAACTCAGGAACTGTGGATAAACTCAATACAACAAAGGGACTGAGTATAATCGTTAACTCCATGAAACCAGCACCGGCGCATATAGTCAACTACCTAGGTTTTGATGAAACGCTGCCTTTTTACACGGGACAAAAGGTGCTCGTTGCCGGGTACAAGGGTGAACTAGAAATGGGCGCAGCGTATGAGGACTCGAAGACCACCTTTATCACCGAGACCGATTTTCTCAGGCTTCTTTCTTCCGGCACCCCAATAGTCGCCATTCTCAAGGAAAAAAAATTGGGCAGACTGCGGGACATAGCGGGTGATACAATGAAGGTCATTGAGTGTAGGGCCAAGCGGTGCCTCGTGGCAAATTACTAA
- a CDS encoding C4-type zinc ribbon domain-containing protein, producing MEQQLKTIYEAQKICTQIISNEKKILSVPKKIHEMDETLKELADRVARGNSVVEELEKDRRKKEKEIDTEKDKVKKFESKLYEVKTNKEYQALLKEIEEAKEGNDKTEEEVLVLMERIEELKKDVEAAKKELKEKEAETATERKKLNDELQSVDAVVADLKKTRDTLLAAIDENLRTTFLTLMERRDGLAVVNVKNEVCLGCFMNIPPQLFIEVTKNRQMILCPSCNRIFYFIDEE from the coding sequence TTGGAGCAGCAACTCAAAACCATTTATGAAGCTCAAAAAATATGCACTCAAATAATAAGTAATGAAAAGAAGATATTGTCGGTCCCGAAGAAAATCCATGAAATGGACGAAACCCTAAAGGAACTTGCGGACAGGGTTGCAAGAGGGAACAGCGTCGTTGAGGAACTCGAGAAGGATAGACGAAAGAAAGAGAAGGAGATTGATACCGAAAAAGATAAGGTAAAGAAATTTGAATCTAAGCTCTACGAGGTCAAAACAAACAAGGAATATCAAGCTCTCCTCAAAGAAATAGAGGAAGCCAAGGAAGGCAATGACAAGACTGAAGAGGAAGTCCTCGTCCTCATGGAAAGAATTGAGGAATTAAAAAAGGACGTGGAGGCAGCCAAGAAGGAGTTGAAGGAAAAGGAGGCGGAGACTGCTACGGAGAGAAAAAAACTCAATGACGAACTCCAATCCGTGGACGCCGTGGTAGCTGACCTCAAGAAGACGCGAGACACGCTTCTCGCTGCAATAGATGAAAACCTCAGGACAACCTTCCTCACTCTTATGGAGAGGAGGGACGGCCTTGCCGTTGTCAATGTAAAGAACGAAGTATGTCTGGGATGCTTCATGAACATACCGCCTCAGCTTTTCATTGAAGTCACGAAGAACAGGCAGATGATATTGTGTCCAAGTTGCAACAGAATATTCTACTTTATCGACGAAGAATGA
- a CDS encoding (Fe-S)-binding protein, which translates to MVSQSQTRVLTCIQCGKCTGGCPESGKTPFNIRMLVRKRQFRNKVEESIPWYCTSCGTCTIRCPRDVKPSEMIIELRSGFVEDGEIPVSIQKALENAFVQKNPWGRSRAKRGTWADKVDIEIKHVSDTESKRLLFTCCIQAYDPRCMVMPSNVARILHRGGIEFGILGEEEVCCGNEIRRIGESGLFEELQEENIAAFQEYGVKEVITLSPHCMNTLKKEYGDIGIKVTHYTEVVARLLDEGVLAPKTPYNKKAIYHDPCFLGKQNGVFDEPRKILGALEGLDLMEFSRSRDMSLCCEGGGGRMFFEVETAYQRNSEIRVLEAQAKGAEIIVTSCPFCVMTLEEQAMEKGLAVKEISEILMEVL; encoded by the coding sequence ATGGTCAGTCAGAGCCAGACAAGGGTTCTCACGTGCATCCAGTGCGGAAAATGTACAGGAGGCTGTCCTGAATCAGGAAAGACCCCATTCAACATTCGTATGTTGGTTCGCAAGAGACAATTCAGGAACAAGGTGGAGGAATCTATCCCGTGGTATTGTACTTCGTGCGGTACGTGTACCATCAGGTGTCCGCGTGATGTAAAGCCCTCCGAAATGATAATCGAACTCAGGTCGGGGTTCGTCGAAGATGGGGAGATACCTGTGTCGATCCAGAAAGCGCTTGAAAACGCATTTGTCCAGAAGAACCCATGGGGTCGGTCGAGGGCCAAGAGAGGAACTTGGGCGGATAAGGTCGATATCGAAATCAAGCACGTAAGTGACACCGAATCCAAAAGGTTGCTCTTTACGTGCTGCATCCAGGCATACGACCCCAGATGTATGGTGATGCCTTCCAATGTTGCCCGAATCCTTCATAGAGGGGGGATTGAATTTGGTATTCTTGGCGAGGAAGAGGTTTGTTGTGGCAACGAGATACGCCGGATAGGAGAATCGGGTCTTTTTGAAGAGCTTCAGGAAGAGAATATCGCTGCGTTTCAGGAATATGGAGTAAAGGAAGTCATCACCCTCTCTCCCCACTGCATGAATACTCTGAAAAAGGAATATGGCGACATAGGTATTAAAGTTACCCATTATACGGAAGTGGTTGCCCGTTTGCTCGACGAAGGCGTTCTTGCGCCGAAAACGCCGTACAATAAGAAAGCGATCTATCACGACCCATGTTTTCTCGGGAAACAAAATGGCGTCTTTGATGAGCCGAGAAAGATTCTAGGTGCCTTAGAAGGTCTTGACCTCATGGAGTTTTCGAGGTCCCGAGACATGTCGCTTTGCTGCGAAGGCGGTGGCGGAAGAATGTTTTTTGAGGTGGAGACTGCGTACCAGAGGAATAGCGAGATAAGGGTATTGGAGGCTCAGGCCAAAGGAGCCGAAATTATTGTGACGAGCTGCCCGTTCTGTGTGATGACCCTTGAAGAACAAGCCATGGAAAAAGGACTTGCGGTGAAGGAAATATCCGAGATACTCATGGAGGTCTTATAA
- a CDS encoding electron transfer flavoprotein subunit beta/FixA family protein yields MNLLVFTKRVPATQEEEVRIIDEGRDVDLSKVPFKVNDWDNYAVEEAVRIAEKTGGSLTAISMGGAESDEVLRRAIAMGAKDGSLVEMDKILHDPQARAALAGNFLKKENIPFDVIFTGVQSEDDQFASVGGILAAKLGIPYASMVVGIDAIEKDFAVVRRELEGGLQERVEIKLPAVLSIQSGINEPRYVSIMGIRKASKVERKVFKAKEYEDGFTSLIEFEKWDYPPQKGGAVILSGELDAACQELLGILKEKGVYQ; encoded by the coding sequence ATGAACTTATTAGTATTTACAAAAAGAGTGCCGGCCACTCAAGAGGAGGAAGTGCGCATCATTGACGAAGGTAGGGACGTCGATCTTTCCAAAGTGCCCTTCAAAGTGAACGACTGGGACAACTATGCAGTTGAGGAAGCTGTTCGGATTGCGGAAAAGACAGGCGGTAGCTTAACAGCTATCTCGATGGGAGGCGCCGAGTCGGACGAAGTTCTGAGGCGTGCCATCGCGATGGGCGCAAAAGACGGTTCTCTCGTTGAAATGGACAAGATTTTACATGACCCTCAGGCGCGGGCTGCCCTCGCGGGTAATTTCTTGAAAAAGGAGAACATACCTTTTGACGTGATTTTTACCGGTGTTCAGTCCGAAGACGATCAATTCGCCTCTGTGGGCGGCATTCTTGCCGCGAAACTGGGTATTCCCTATGCTTCGATGGTCGTAGGCATAGACGCCATCGAAAAAGATTTTGCGGTGGTAAGAAGGGAGCTTGAAGGCGGGTTGCAGGAACGGGTGGAGATAAAACTTCCTGCAGTTCTTTCCATACAAAGCGGAATCAACGAGCCGCGGTACGTATCCATCATGGGGATACGGAAAGCGTCCAAGGTGGAGCGCAAGGTCTTCAAGGCAAAGGAATATGAAGATGGCTTTACGAGTCTGATAGAGTTCGAAAAATGGGACTATCCGCCCCAAAAAGGGGGAGCAGTGATACTCTCCGGGGAACTTGACGCCGCGTGTCAGGAGTTGCTTGGGATTCTCAAGGAAAAGGGGGTGTATCAATGA